One Candidatus Delongbacteria bacterium DNA window includes the following coding sequences:
- a CDS encoding TIR domain-containing protein, which translates to MAYRNKTYVAFDADNDIRYYRLMQAWKQSDYSSFDFYDAHDLNNIRTWSSEETIKNKLQERLRNTKVFVLLVGSQTRFHYKFVRWEIEQALKRNLPIVVINLNGSRSIDNENCPPILRNELALHVSFNSKIIEKALTAWETLHYNYQRQGKTGDFYYEPSVYQSLGL; encoded by the coding sequence TGCTGACAACGATATAAGATATTATCGTCTGATGCAAGCATGGAAGCAAAGTGATTATTCAAGCTTTGATTTTTATGATGCTCATGACTTGAATAACATTAGAACTTGGAGCAGTGAAGAAACAATAAAAAATAAACTTCAAGAAAGACTTAGAAACACCAAAGTGTTCGTTCTCTTAGTCGGCTCACAAACCCGGTTTCATTACAAATTCGTGCGTTGGGAAATAGAACAAGCATTAAAAAGAAATCTGCCAATTGTAGTAATTAATCTTAATGGCTCAAGAAGTATTGATAATGAAAACTGTCCACCTATTTTAAGGAATGAATTGGCACTTCATGTAAGTTTCAATTCTAAAATAATTGAAAAAGCCTTAACTGCCTGGGAAACTCTACATTATAACTATCAAAGACAAGGCAAAACTGGGGATTTTTATTATGAGCCATCTGTTTATCAATCACTCGGACTCTAA